TCGGCAATTCCATCCCCGCCACGTGACAGATGGAGACAAATCGGGTGCAACGGGGTACTGGCTGTTAAATAATGGTCAACAAGGCTGGGTACTGATCGACATGATCAATTACCTGCAGCAGCAATGAAAAAACCGGGCTGTATTTTAAAACCGAACCGCTTGCTGGCTAAGGGAGATTATGACCTGCGGAGATTCCCCAGCCGGAATGACTTATTAGCCGAAGGGCGTTAGCCCCGGTTCCTTCCATTTGCAAAGAGGCATTCGAATTTAGAAACACTACTCTGCTCACTGGAACATTCAAATGGACCATTTTTCGGATCCACACACAGCTGGAATCACCGAGATCAGGTTGACGATTTGACTTTTGTACACACCACCCCGTACAGTGTACGTAGATCATTTACAATGATATTCGTAATCCTAATTTGCCGAGGCGCTCATTCTCTCTCGATGACTCGATGATCTGCCAACTGATCTCTGGAAACCACTACTGATGAAATTATCTCTCTGTCTTCCTGTTTTGTTTCGTCCCGGAATCTTTCAACGTGCTGGGATACGGATTGTAGTCTCGTTTTTGCTTTCAACGATTGGTCTCTCTGTTGGCATCGCTCAGACATCATCGCAACCAGACCCTTTCAATCAGGTATCGGGCCCTGAGTTTTCTGCGGTCGTAAAAGCGGTCAGTCAGAACGATTATGATCTGGCGTTGAAGCTTTCGTCAGATTTACGCAGAGATGCAATCAAGACACGTAATCGGGAACTCCAGTCAGAAGTCATTGCCACTATCAAAGAAGTCAATCGGCTGAAGCGGGAATTCCATAAATTAGGTTCCGTTTACGAGTTAATGCAGAAGTCAAAAGATCCGGAAGCCTGCAGGACTATTGGTAATTTTTATTGCCTGGACAAGGGAGACTGGCAGGCGGGCTTGAAATTACTTACCAAATCTGATTCGCCTGATTTACAGGCAACTGCTGCTGCCGACCTGAAACGACCAGTGACTCCGGAAGAACAGGCCAAACTGGCGGATGCCTGGTGGAAAGTTGCGGAAAAAGAAAAAGGAGTTACTCGCAAAGCCTACTTACTGCGCGGCCGTTACTGGTACCTGCTGGCCCGCCCCCGATTACCCGCGATTGAGTGTGTAGATCGCAACAAAAAGTTACTGCAGATACCACTGTCGTCTGATAAAATTGTGATTTGGAATCAACATAACGGAGAGTATGCCAATCATGGTACGGACGAATGTATTGTGACACTTCTATATCAAGGCAAATCAGTCTGGCGACAGGTGGTACGAGTCCCCTGGAAACCGGATGCACCAGCCTATCGTGTGATCCGACCTCCCAATGTCCGGTTTGACCAGATCAAAGTTGATATTACAAAGTATCTCAAGAAAGGAGGCGGACTGGGAGAGATCGAAGTCTTCGATGGTACCATCAATTTAGTCCAGAACAGCTCAGCCTTCGCCAAAGAATATCATGGTAATGAGCGAACGTTTCATCCGTCCAACGTGATCGATGGGGATAAGTCAGGCGCAACAGGCTTTTGGTTGCTGAACCGGCAACATACAGGCTGGGTTGCCATTGATCTGGTTAATCAACTGGAACAACCTTAGATGTAAAATTACATGCTTTTCCTCTGCAGATGAATTAATGGAAAACAGAACTAATGGAGAAATGAAAAGACAAATCTGAAAGATGACTGAATCTCAACCTCTGTCGGAAATCATCGTTTCAAAATAACCGGAGCATTTCCAAACCATAAATGAGAATATCATGACTTCACCTTGGCTGAAAATACTGTCTGCGTTGGCTTGTTTCCTCAATTTGTCTGCTCCGGTTCATGCAGATGACGTGTTTGAAAAACCGGTCCGCTTGCAGGCTGACGGTAAATTCATCGATACCGGAGCCGCCGTAGGGCACAGCAGTCCCTGCATTGAGGATCTGGACGGGGATCGACTCGATGATCTCATTCTGGGAGATTTCAGTGGGAAATTTCATTTCTATAAAAACGTGGGGCGCAACGACGCCCCCATCTATACCAGCGTCGGAAAAATTCAAGCCGCTGGCAAAGACGCAAAAGTCAATATTTATTGTTGCGTTGGGGGGCAGCCCCGGTTTGTTGATCTGGACGGAGACGGTATCAGAGATTTTATCAGCAGTTCTTACGATCCCGGCTACTGTTACTATTTCCGAGGTTTGCCAGATCACAAATTTGCCGCCCCGATCGAGCTGGTTGACAAAGCTGGAATTCCGGTTCGTTTTGCAGTCGACCAAAAAAGAAAGAGTCAGTCATTTGGCAGTTTTTACACTCCGGTCGACTGGGATGCCGACGGTGATTTAGACCTGTTGATCGGCTGTTTTGACGGACATCTAAAACTGCGACTGAACGAAGGGAATGCTAAAAAGTACGTCTTTGCGGACGAAAACCAAACGGTTCACGCGGGCAATAAGCCACTCAAAGTTGAAGCGCACTGCTGTCCCGTCGTCGCCGACTGGAACCAGGACGGCCTGTGGGACATTCTCTCAGGCAGTGATGATGGCAGCGTGGTCTGGTTTCGTAACGTGGGATCAAAAACTGCCCCCCAGTTCGCAGAAGGCCAAATACTCGTCCCCAAGCATGCCGGTTTTGGTTATGGTCTGATACGTTGGAGTGAACAGGACATTGCTCCGGGAGTCCGTTCTCAAATTGAAGTCGTCGACTATAACAAAGATGGTAAGCTGGATCTGATTCTGGGGGACTACTGTACGGCGTTTGATTTTCGCAAGGACCTGACTGCCAAAGAGAAACAACAGGTCAAAACGTTGCAGACAGAACTGAAACAAGCTGTTGAGCCATACAGACTTAAACTGAAAACTCTCCAGGATAATATCAGAAAACGGTATCCCGGCGATGGAATCTATACAGATCAAGCAAACGAAGAATGGTCAACAGCCTACAAAGCATTGAAGGACAGCCCGGAAGCAAAAAAAATGGAAGCATTCGAAGCAGAATATGTCAATCAGATGCGGCCCCTGCTTGCCAGTACGGCTCACAAAGGAAATCACAGCTATGATCTGGCACATTCCCACGGCTACGTCTGGCTGTTTCTAAGAAAGTAATCTGCGTCTTGAACATGCATGCTTCCACTTCTAAGAAACATCGGACAACGTTGTCGCTTCTGTTGATCCTCTATCTCGGCCTTTCCCTGCTTGGTTGTGAAAAGCCCGTTGAACAGCAACACGATGTGGGTAGTAGTCCTTCCGTAGATCTCGCTCAAACGAAAATCACTGAAGTCGAACGCAGACCAACTGAGTTGACGCATCGCGTCGAGGGAAAGCCGGTCTCTGTGACGCTCCGCGTTCCCAAGAGTCACGTTAAACCAGGTGAGACAATCGAACTCTCGGTCCTGTTTGAGATCGCGCCACTGTGGGAAATTCGCACGATGGATGCGCAACCTGCCGACTTGGCAACTCGGTTGGAGCTGGACCTGCCTGCGGGACTTCAGTCTACAGGAAAATGGCTAACTCCCGAGCCAGAGCGATCGATGTCACTCGACCGGCACCCCGCTTATATGGGAAAGATTGAAGTTCGTCAAAAGATTTTAGTAGAACAATCTGCCCAACCGGGAGAAAAACGAATTAGCTGTAGCGTCAGCTATCAGGCCTGTGATGAGCAGCGCTGCCTGAAACCAGCTGCAGTCAAGCTACAGGTTTCACTGGTAGTAGAAGCAAACAAATAATGGAACCGCATTTTTGAATTTGATCAGTTCGAACTTAACCCTGGTCCCAGCGTTCGATCACGAAACAATCATTAATCTGTTCAATCTGGGACTGGATTGTGGCGATGCGTTCGTGGGACAGGCCCAGTGTCAGCATATTAAAAGCCGCTTCCGGGCTGGGGTTGTGAAAATATTCCTCAGCAGTGCGACGGGGGATCATCGTATCCAGCGGAAAATTGCTGGATCGGACGAAGGAGAGGATACAGCACAGAATCTGATCGTTGTTTAATTCAATCTGCGAATGCGATGGACGTACTTCGAACCGAAATTCCAGCAGACTGTTCCAGACAATATGCAATACCTGTGTGTCCTCACGGAACAAGTCGATTAAAAATGCAGGCAGGAATTTCAGGAACCCCTCATATGACATGAACAATGGTGCGTCCTGATGATGTGTGATCAACGTGTGATCCAGCTGATCCCAGGTTTTACCAGCAAAGTCGCACAGGATTTCGTCGAAGACTGGACCTTCAGACCGTACCAACTGCGGTCCGTCAATTTCGGCCAGATATTGATTCGGCGGGAAGCATTCGTGAATCAGGTCGATCACGGTCTGCCGGTAATTGCGTTGCCAGTTTCTTTTGCTGATCAACTTCACATTATCGATCCTTTATATGACCAGCCATTTTTATGAACTCTTGTCTCATTCAGTTATCTCGCGCTTACGAAAAACTTTCAATCCCAGTTTTTCTCAAAAATTGTAGTAGCAATCGTGAATTGTGTTTCGTTTAATAGAATAGAGGTAGCACTGTTCCGGCACCATTGTATTTCATAAACCTTTATTCTGCCGGGGATAACTACTTTTCCCGAATCAGTTTTGATTCCCATCTCATTTATTTTCATCATCATCGAAACAAAGTGTCTCTGACTGTGAATTTGATTCGCAGACAGTCTATTACCCGATCGGGCCGACGGGATTTTTGAGATTTCACAATTGTAGTCCGATAGGGGGATCCTACGTATGCGAAAATTTGGTTTTCTACTCACTTTGTTTGCACTGATGATTTTTGCCGGCGATGCCTATGCCCAGCGTGGTGGAGGCGGTGGTCGCGGTGGCGGAGGACCACGTGGCGGTGGCGGCGGTCAACAGGGAGGAGGCCCACGTGGTGGTGGCGGTCAACAGATGGGACAAGGCGGCGGGCAGTGTCAGCAGGGAGGTGGCGGCAATCAAATGCGTGGAGGAATGGGAACCCAGGCCACAACCACAGATGCCACTGAAATGGTCACCCAGATGTTAGCACAAATGGATCGCAACCGGGATGGTATCATTGCACAGAACGAGGTGCCTGCACAATTACAAAGACGAATGGTCGAAGCCGATGCAAATGGTGACGGCATGTTAAATCGCCTGGAGCAGATGGTGGTGATTGATCGTGCTATGATTTTGACCGGAAATCCCAGAGCAAACGGGATTGGTTTGAATGCAGATATCTTTAAGCGATTGGATCGAAACCAGGACAATACCATCAGCCGAAACGAAGTTCCGAGACAACTGCAACGACTGTTTCGAACTCTCGACTCCAACACGGATGGCACAATCGACGCCGAAGAACAGGCGGCGATTCTTGAACGCATCAAAACCAAATTAAACCCGGAGAAACCACGTATTCAGAAACCCGCGCTTTAAGAATATTCTGGCTTGAGAGGCTTTCGGTGCCAGGAATCGATTAACGACTTTGGTGGTGTACTCCTTGGGGCGATTGTAGTTTCGAGTTCCGAGTTCGTGTTATACAGTCGCTTTACCGGTCAACAAAAGATTCCTGGCACTTTTTACGTGCCGGTTCTCATCTGCTGAATAATCAATTCCGTTTTTGAAAAGGAGGGGAATCCGATGGTCCCCAGAACAGATAAAACGGAAGAATTGGTTTCAGATGTCTAGTGTGCATTAATAACAGAAGACGGTCGCCTCTCACTTTGTCCAGACATGGTTCTGTTCTACAACGATTACGGATTGCATCAATCAACAGTGAAAAAAGAACTATAGCAGCAATATCTATCTGCGATGCGGAATTCCCCTCATTGTCCTCTGACTTCGCGAGTGTCAGTTGGAACTACCAAGGCATATATTAAGTTTAGGATAGCGAAAACATCGACTTCGATCCCGCAATCCCTATCAGCAGGCAGTTCCTTTTCATGCAATCGCTCTCTACAAATATCAATGAACTGAAAAGACCGACGACAAGATCAGAAGAACTTGCGGCGGAGCGAATTCTTACGCTTCTGGAAAAAACAGAAAAACGTAATTCGATCCAGTTTTCGAAACAGCGCGACTATGAACGACAGACAGTGCGAGGTACGTTGATTCTCTCGTTACAATCATCGGTAAACCATGTTTGCGAAATTCGCGAAGAAGCGACTTTGCCTGCAAGATGCTGGTCAATCAGTCAGTCCGGCGCGTCCTTTCTCTTCACGAGAAACCTGACTCAAACAGAGATCATTGTCGGCTTGTCGGTTCTGGAAGATGAAATGACCTGGTTTCAGTCAGAAATTGTCCGCAAACGCAAAATTCCTGATGTCGATTTTTGGGAGTATGGAGTGAAGTTCCTGCGAAAGATAACTCCCTAGCTTCCAAGTTTTCTGGTTCCTGATTTTCTCTGCATCACATCCACGATCTATTCTGGAATGTTGTCCACATCTCTTCTAAGATAGTGATACTACAGTTGTTCTCTAATATTGAGAACCCGAGAAATATCACTGATGAAGGTCACTTCCATGAAATTGATGCTGCGCTCGTATCTGGTGGTCTGCTGTCTGATTGGTTTGCTGGTTCCATCCGTCAATGCACAACCGCCGACAAGTCCCCTGGAACAACAACTCAAACAGGCCCCGCTGGAACAATTGGCAAAAGAAGCCCACCGTCGGGGGAATCCAAAACGAGGTGCTCTGATTTTTTACAAATCGGTGGCGGCGTGTATCAAGTGTCATGACAGTGGGAAAGAGGCGACCCCGCTGGGTCCCGATCTGACGAAAACCCAGAATTCGATCTCGGATGAATATCTGATCGAATCGATTCTCTTTCCATCGAAGAAAATCAAACAGGGATTTGAAACCGTCACGATCCTGAACAGCGATGGAAAACTCGTTTCCGGTCTGGTCGCAAAAGATCGGAAGGATTCTCTCGTGTTGCGTGATGCAGCGAATCTCGAGCAGGAAATCATCGTCCCTAAATCAGAAATCGATGAAAAAACCATCGGCAAGCAATCCATGATGCCCGCAGGTCTGGTCACGACGCTGAAAAACCAGGCCGAGTTCTATGATTTAGTCAGCTATGTCTTCAACGTGGCTCGCGGCGGTCAACAGCGTGCGGCAGAATTAAAACCCTCGAAGGAAGAACTCCTCGTTAAAGACGACACACAAAACCTGGATCATGCAGGCATCCTGCGGCGAATGAACCAGCGTGATTTCGAGGAAGGCAAACGGATCTTTCACGGTCTATGCAAGAATTGTCACGGCGTGGATGGCAATAAACCGTCGCTGCCCACGGCTCGGGCCTTCGGTTCACAGCCTTTGAAATTCGGCGCCGATCCGTACCGGATGTTTCTGACGCTTTCCAAAGGCAACGGTTTGATGGGGCCGATGCAGCACCTGAGCCCGAAAGAACGCTACCAGGTCGTACATTACATTCGAGAAGCTTTTATGAAACCGACCAACCCGGCCTACACCGCAGTGACCGAGGAATACCGGAACAGTCTTCCCAAGGGAACAGAGTCTGGCGAATTTGATCTCAACGTCGAACGCGACTTTGGCCCGGCACTGGCGTCGCAACTGGGACGGATCACCACCAGTGCCCTGACAGTCAAGCTGGATGATGCCACCACAATTTCCTATGACCTGCATACTCTGAATCAAGCGGGACTCTGGCAAGGCGGTTTTCTCGACTTAAGCCAGACACAACATATTCGAGGTCGCGGTGAAGGAGTGCCTCTTCCACAGGGAACACCGTTGAAGAATCTGGCGGGCTGGCAGTGGGGCCACGCAGGCACACTCGATTATCCGCGAGAAAACCTGCATCCGCGGGGGCCGCTGCCGAAAAAATGGCTCGATTATCACGGGCACTATCTACACGGCAAGCAGTTGGTACTCTCGTATCAGATCGATGGTCGAGACATTCTGGAATTACCACAGGCGATACCGGGAAAAACGGCCATTCGCCACACACTACGTATCGCCCCCGGAAACGCACTGGTTCTGGCAACGGCAACTCCCGAGAAGAGTGGAGCAAACATCTCCGGCGTATTAACAGGAAACGAGACGCAGCCCAAACAGAAACATGGTGCAGCCAGGAACGCAATTGCCATCAGCGGACGATCACAGGGATCTCAACTCGGCCCCTTTACTACATCCGCTGTCACAGGTGATGTCAACGGGATGAGTTGGAACGTGGACTCGCAACAACGGCTGGTCTTGAGCATCCCAGAAGATGCCAAGCCTCGACTCGTTGAGATTATTTGTTTTGCGGGAAGCGGGACAAGCGATTTGCAAGCTCTGCGAGGGCTGTTAAAAGAAGACCATTCCGTAGCACCCGTCGATCCCCATAGCTTGACTGATGGTGGCCCCGCTAACTGGCCCGCTGTTTTAAAAACCGTCGGTTATCCGGGCCTGGAACAGGGCGCCTATGTCCTGGACACGATCAGCATCCCGGAATCGACCCCCTGGAATACCTGGTTTCGCACGTCCGCACTCGATTTCTTTCCCGATGGTCGCATGGTGGTCTCAACGCATGGCGGCGATATCTGGATTGTCTCTGGAATCGACAAC
This genomic interval from Gimesia alba contains the following:
- a CDS encoding EF-hand domain-containing protein; this encodes MRKFGFLLTLFALMIFAGDAYAQRGGGGGRGGGGPRGGGGGQQGGGPRGGGGQQMGQGGGQCQQGGGGNQMRGGMGTQATTTDATEMVTQMLAQMDRNRDGIIAQNEVPAQLQRRMVEADANGDGMLNRLEQMVVIDRAMILTGNPRANGIGLNADIFKRLDRNQDNTISRNEVPRQLQRLFRTLDSNTDGTIDAEEQAAILERIKTKLNPEKPRIQKPAL
- a CDS encoding FG-GAP repeat domain-containing protein, which gives rise to MTSPWLKILSALACFLNLSAPVHADDVFEKPVRLQADGKFIDTGAAVGHSSPCIEDLDGDRLDDLILGDFSGKFHFYKNVGRNDAPIYTSVGKIQAAGKDAKVNIYCCVGGQPRFVDLDGDGIRDFISSSYDPGYCYYFRGLPDHKFAAPIELVDKAGIPVRFAVDQKRKSQSFGSFYTPVDWDADGDLDLLIGCFDGHLKLRLNEGNAKKYVFADENQTVHAGNKPLKVEAHCCPVVADWNQDGLWDILSGSDDGSVVWFRNVGSKTAPQFAEGQILVPKHAGFGYGLIRWSEQDIAPGVRSQIEVVDYNKDGKLDLILGDYCTAFDFRKDLTAKEKQQVKTLQTELKQAVEPYRLKLKTLQDNIRKRYPGDGIYTDQANEEWSTAYKALKDSPEAKKMEAFEAEYVNQMRPLLASTAHKGNHSYDLAHSHGYVWLFLRK
- a CDS encoding DUF6797 domain-containing protein, with amino-acid sequence MKLMLRSYLVVCCLIGLLVPSVNAQPPTSPLEQQLKQAPLEQLAKEAHRRGNPKRGALIFYKSVAACIKCHDSGKEATPLGPDLTKTQNSISDEYLIESILFPSKKIKQGFETVTILNSDGKLVSGLVAKDRKDSLVLRDAANLEQEIIVPKSEIDEKTIGKQSMMPAGLVTTLKNQAEFYDLVSYVFNVARGGQQRAAELKPSKEELLVKDDTQNLDHAGILRRMNQRDFEEGKRIFHGLCKNCHGVDGNKPSLPTARAFGSQPLKFGADPYRMFLTLSKGNGLMGPMQHLSPKERYQVVHYIREAFMKPTNPAYTAVTEEYRNSLPKGTESGEFDLNVERDFGPALASQLGRITTSALTVKLDDATTISYDLHTLNQAGLWQGGFLDLSQTQHIRGRGEGVPLPQGTPLKNLAGWQWGHAGTLDYPRENLHPRGPLPKKWLDYHGHYLHGKQLVLSYQIDGRDILELPQAIPGKTAIRHTLRIAPGNALVLATATPEKSGANISGVLTGNETQPKQKHGAARNAIAISGRSQGSQLGPFTTSAVTGDVNGMSWNVDSQQRLVLSIPEDAKPRLVEIICFAGSGTSDLQALRGLLKEDHSVAPVDPHSLTDGGPANWPAVLKTVGYPGLEQGAYVLDTISIPESTPWNTWFRTSALDFFPDGRMVVSTHGGDIWIVSGIDNDLMNLKWKRFAGGLYEPFGVKVVDNTIYVTCKDRLTRLHDLNQDGEADFYESFSADTDVSRFFHSFNFDLHTDSEGNFYYAKCGQYTSYALPGAVIKVSPDGKQRDVYCTGFRTPNGMGMLPDNRMTVSDNQGNWIPASKISLVKPGGFYGYVQTHSGGNNWAPDGGQIDPRKVVPPKSFDQPLIWMPQDFDNSSGGQLWIDDPRWGPLSGRLLHTSFGKGWLYYLMLQEWDDVSQAAIIKLPFDFSTGIHRARVNPADGQVYAVGLDGWNGGGRPGLVDQGIQRLRYTGKPISLVTDCQVEPDGLRIDFNFPLDPKAAVDLHSYLAEQWNYHWRPAYGSDMYSPTTDQPGKEKMNVTQATLSADGKSVKLSVPDLKPVNQVHLKLNLKDRQGLPFQEEIYWTINGVPKRE